Proteins from a genomic interval of Rhodothermales bacterium:
- a CDS encoding energy transducer TonB: MRRNFLKGNFLPAYGQSLGRLRTPPPESGDIPAEQLKRSFQQRAFRYRVRRDSYLSGFQAGLIASLLLVVGAFNLRVDLDRAPDYVLESTDLVQFEEILQTTHFEKPPPPPRPPVPVEVPNDDLLEDIELDLDMTLDLDEAITTLPPPPPAPVVEAAPEPDVFVVVEQMPEMIGGLAALLSDLAYPELARKAGLEGIVVVQIIIDEQGNPSQPTVMKSVHKLLDEEAVRAVMKQRYTPGKQRGRAVKVSMNIPVTFRLN; this comes from the coding sequence ATGCGTCGCAACTTCCTCAAGGGCAATTTCCTTCCTGCATACGGCCAGAGCCTGGGCCGCCTCAGAACACCGCCCCCCGAGTCCGGTGACATTCCGGCCGAGCAACTGAAGCGCAGTTTTCAGCAGCGAGCCTTCCGGTATCGCGTGCGTCGAGACTCGTATCTCAGCGGATTCCAGGCAGGGTTGATTGCGTCGCTGCTGCTGGTGGTCGGTGCGTTCAACCTGCGCGTGGATCTGGACCGAGCCCCGGATTACGTGCTTGAGTCCACGGATCTCGTTCAGTTTGAGGAGATCCTGCAGACCACACACTTCGAGAAGCCCCCTCCACCGCCGCGCCCGCCGGTACCCGTCGAGGTGCCCAATGATGACCTGCTGGAGGACATTGAGCTGGATCTGGATATGACGCTGGATCTGGACGAGGCGATCACGACGCTGCCGCCTCCTCCACCGGCACCCGTCGTCGAGGCGGCGCCCGAGCCGGACGTCTTTGTGGTCGTCGAACAGATGCCGGAGATGATTGGCGGTCTTGCCGCGCTCCTCTCCGATCTGGCGTACCCGGAACTGGCCCGCAAAGCCGGTCTGGAAGGCATTGTCGTGGTTCAGATCATCATTGACGAGCAGGGGAATCCCTCCCAGCCCACGGTCATGAAGTCCGTGCACAAGCTGCTCGATGAGGAGGCCGTGCGCGCCGTCATGAAGCAGCGCTACACGCCGGGCAAACAGCGGGGCCGCGCCGTCAAGGTGTCCATGAACATCCCGGTGACGTTTCGGCTCAACTAG
- a CDS encoding SRPBCC domain-containing protein → MTKKSHINPQPNEDLIYRALANPLRRRILDIVRREPGVTLGEIAASFDVSRFAIRKHLQMLLDATLLSVEPDGTAKRHHLNPVAIQFIYDRWLSEYSGRWASALTGLKYTLEGELMNPLQHRYEVYIRASADQVWRAITDPDFTQQFYYNMRIDSSFEEGASLQYVSGKPGDGPVITGEVLEANPPTRLVHTFDFGNGDGPSRVTYDIEDLGGVSKLTLVHDEFDSETKTYQEVGPGWNPILSGMKTFLETGRALEIPQPAHTN, encoded by the coding sequence GTGACCAAAAAGTCACATATCAACCCGCAGCCGAATGAGGACCTGATCTATCGAGCGCTGGCCAACCCCCTGCGTCGACGGATCCTGGACATCGTTCGCAGGGAACCGGGCGTTACTCTGGGCGAGATTGCGGCGTCCTTTGACGTTTCCCGGTTTGCCATCCGCAAGCATCTTCAGATGCTTCTGGATGCCACCCTGCTCTCGGTAGAGCCGGACGGCACAGCCAAGCGGCACCACCTCAATCCGGTTGCGATTCAGTTCATCTATGACCGGTGGCTCTCCGAATACTCGGGGCGATGGGCTTCTGCCCTGACCGGTCTCAAGTACACACTGGAGGGGGAGCTCATGAACCCACTGCAACACCGTTACGAGGTGTACATCCGCGCCTCGGCGGACCAGGTCTGGCGCGCCATCACGGACCCTGACTTCACCCAGCAGTTCTACTACAACATGCGCATCGACAGCTCTTTTGAAGAGGGCGCCTCGCTGCAGTACGTGAGTGGAAAGCCGGGAGACGGTCCCGTCATCACGGGAGAGGTCCTGGAGGCCAACCCGCCAACGCGACTCGTACACACCTTCGACTTCGGCAACGGAGACGGCCCTTCCAGGGTCACCTACGACATCGAGGACCTCGGTGGCGTGTCGAAGCTCACGTTGGTGCATGACGAGTTCGACTCCGAAACCAAGACCTATCAGGAAGTCGGGCCCGGGTGGAACCCCATCCTCAGCGGCATGAAGACGTTCCTCGAGACGGGTCGCGCGCTCGAAATTCCCCAACCCGCGCATACGAACTGA
- a CDS encoding sugar phosphate isomerase/epimerase, with the protein MRRRQFIKTGLLGSAAVLAGCAEARRDLKEGYDAGRAAADGDARDVLYTISLAQWSLHKAIFAGELDPLDFPVISRDEFAIDGIEYVNGLFTDRRTDEEYLTELRNRCDGAGVQSLLIMCDGEGRIGDPDENARTQTIDNHRRWLDAASFLGCHSIRVNASSEGDWETQKALAADGLRRLTEVAAEQNLNVIVENHGGISSNGQWLAEVMQAVDHPRCGTLPDFGNWHMGDALGGEYDPYEGTEELMPFAKAVSFKTHRLAEDPGGPHFRYNYATQEYFPVDFDRLMRLTLDAGYRDWVGIEYEGSDVDEITGIKRSKAILEHLHETLKSDYS; encoded by the coding sequence ATGAGAAGACGACAGTTTATCAAGACGGGGCTGCTGGGCTCGGCCGCTGTGCTGGCCGGGTGCGCGGAAGCTCGCCGCGACCTCAAGGAGGGGTACGATGCCGGGCGCGCCGCGGCCGACGGGGATGCGCGCGATGTGCTCTACACCATCTCCCTGGCTCAGTGGTCCCTGCACAAGGCCATCTTTGCGGGCGAGCTCGACCCGCTGGACTTTCCCGTCATCTCCCGCGATGAGTTCGCTATAGACGGCATCGAATACGTGAACGGCCTGTTCACCGACCGCCGCACCGATGAGGAGTACCTCACCGAGCTGCGAAACCGCTGCGACGGCGCTGGTGTGCAAAGTCTGCTCATCATGTGCGATGGCGAAGGTCGCATCGGCGACCCGGATGAAAATGCGCGCACCCAGACCATCGACAATCACCGTCGCTGGCTTGACGCGGCATCCTTCCTGGGCTGCCATTCCATTCGGGTAAACGCCTCGAGTGAAGGTGACTGGGAGACCCAGAAAGCCCTGGCCGCGGACGGACTGCGCCGCCTGACCGAGGTGGCGGCCGAGCAAAACCTCAACGTCATCGTCGAAAATCACGGCGGCATCTCCTCCAACGGTCAGTGGTTGGCTGAAGTGATGCAGGCGGTGGATCACCCGCGATGTGGCACGTTGCCGGACTTCGGCAACTGGCATATGGGCGATGCGCTCGGTGGCGAATACGACCCCTACGAAGGCACCGAGGAGCTGATGCCGTTTGCCAAGGCCGTCAGCTTCAAGACGCACCGACTGGCAGAGGACCCCGGCGGGCCGCATTTCCGCTACAACTACGCCACGCAGGAGTACTTCCCGGTGGACTTTGACCGTCTCATGCGACTGACTCTGGACGCTGGTTATCGCGACTGGGTGGGCATCGAGTATGAAGGCTCGGATGTAGACGAGATTACCGGGATCAAGCGCTCGAAGGCTATCCTCGAGCATCTGCACGAAACGCTCAAAAGCGACTACTCATGA
- a CDS encoding SMP-30/gluconolactonase/LRE family protein, translated as MVQSVRLSLVVILLLSACASPEADDALYIGSVEVVSPDMEDVVDPGARPEVLSEGYGWSEGPVFVSDEVGVLFSDVRGNTLHRWHPDTGTTAWLNPSGYTGEEERGGGLGSNGLTLDNAGQLVLAQHGDRRIARLESGWASPAPDFATIVDRFDGKRFNSPNDVVQGPDGGWYFTDPTYGLASPDLAELDFAGLFRVSGDGEVTVLDSTLTRPNGLAFSPDGGTLYVGNSDPARAIWMAYDIENGAVTSSRVFYDATAHVAEDMPGLPDGLKVDTDGRIWATGPGGVWVFTPDGEHLGTVRTDVQTANLAFGPDGTLYLTSHMYFARIPTQVTGMGF; from the coding sequence GTGGTGCAATCCGTTCGTCTTTCCCTGGTCGTGATTCTGTTGCTTTCTGCCTGCGCGTCGCCGGAGGCGGATGATGCGCTGTACATCGGCAGCGTCGAGGTCGTATCGCCGGACATGGAGGACGTGGTAGACCCCGGCGCACGCCCGGAAGTGCTCTCCGAGGGGTACGGCTGGAGTGAAGGGCCTGTGTTCGTGAGCGATGAGGTCGGGGTGCTCTTCTCCGATGTGCGGGGCAATACCTTGCATAGGTGGCACCCGGACACCGGCACTACGGCGTGGCTCAACCCGTCCGGGTACACCGGGGAGGAGGAGCGTGGCGGCGGGTTGGGCTCGAATGGGCTGACTCTGGACAATGCAGGCCAACTGGTGCTCGCGCAGCATGGTGACCGCCGTATCGCGCGCCTGGAATCGGGCTGGGCTTCCCCGGCGCCCGACTTTGCGACCATTGTCGACCGCTTCGACGGCAAGCGGTTCAACAGTCCCAACGATGTGGTGCAGGGTCCGGACGGCGGGTGGTATTTCACCGACCCCACGTACGGCCTGGCCTCGCCGGATCTGGCGGAGCTGGATTTCGCGGGTCTCTTTCGAGTGTCGGGGGACGGGGAGGTGACCGTGCTCGATTCGACCCTTACCCGGCCCAACGGACTCGCGTTTTCGCCCGATGGCGGCACGCTCTACGTTGGCAATTCGGACCCCGCCCGTGCGATCTGGATGGCCTACGACATTGAGAATGGAGCGGTGACCTCCAGCCGTGTGTTTTACGATGCCACCGCCCATGTGGCGGAAGACATGCCCGGACTACCCGACGGATTGAAGGTGGATACCGACGGACGCATTTGGGCCACAGGTCCGGGCGGAGTCTGGGTGTTTACACCGGATGGTGAGCACCTTGGCACCGTTCGAACCGATGTGCAAACCGCCAATCTGGCATTCGGCCCCGACGGCACCCTGTACCTCACGAGCCATATGTACTTCGCGCGCATCCCGACCCAGGTAACGGGCATGGGATTCTGA
- a CDS encoding gluconokinase yields the protein MGSAPRRIVVMGVSGCGKTTVGRLLARELGVPFRDADDLHSAQARAKMAAGIPLTDADRAPWLERVREVLHESPDGRVVACSALKERYRQTLRRDSGDVLFVHLTAPAEVIRRRLEERRGHYMPAGLLESQLADLERPAAAVEVDVSAAPSVVVAEVVRRLGDGRLGEGRVGDRNGGLAGAS from the coding sequence ATGGGCAGCGCGCCACGACGGATCGTGGTCATGGGGGTGTCCGGGTGCGGAAAAACCACCGTGGGGCGCCTGCTCGCGCGGGAGTTGGGGGTGCCGTTTCGAGACGCGGATGATCTGCACAGCGCTCAGGCCAGGGCGAAAATGGCGGCCGGCATTCCTCTGACTGATGCCGATCGCGCACCCTGGCTCGAGCGGGTCCGGGAGGTCCTGCACGAAAGCCCCGACGGCAGGGTCGTCGCCTGCTCGGCGCTCAAGGAGCGGTACCGACAGACCTTGCGCCGGGATTCGGGCGATGTGCTCTTTGTGCACCTGACCGCCCCGGCGGAGGTGATCCGGCGGCGACTGGAAGAGCGGAGGGGGCACTACATGCCTGCCGGGCTGCTGGAGAGCCAGTTGGCGGACCTGGAGCGCCCTGCCGCGGCGGTGGAGGTGGATGTGTCTGCCGCGCCTTCGGTGGTTGTGGCTGAGGTAGTGCGCCGGCTGGGCGATGGCCGGCTGGGCGAGGGCCGGGTGGGCGACAGAAACGGAGGTCTGGCCGGGGCAAGCTGA
- a CDS encoding amidohydrolase yields MPRSLCLVLTCAVALPIAAQTFDVDAAADAIESSVIEWRRDFHQNPELGNREFRTAGVIAAHLERLGIEVQTGVAHTGVVGVLRGGGDGPVVGLRADMDGLPVVERVDLPFKSEVTTTYRGQEVGVMHACGHDTHMAILMGVAEILAENREELQGTVKFLFQPAEEGPPEGEEGGAELMVKEGALKNPDVDVVFGLHIWAARDIGTIGYRPRGIMAGVQDFRMEVHGVQAHGSAPWLGIDPIVTAAQIVNGLQTIVSRSLELTADAAVVTVGSIHGGVRSNIIPENLEMTGTIRTFSDEHRDLVHRRIREVAGGVADAMGARVDVQIPHTTSYPVTYNDPELTARMVPTLIRTAGEDHVELVDAVTGAEDFSFFAREVPGLYFFLGGKSLDQAAEDTPSHHTPDFHIDEAGMKLGVRTMVNLTLDYLSGQ; encoded by the coding sequence ATGCCCCGCTCCCTTTGCCTGGTGCTCACATGCGCGGTTGCCCTCCCGATTGCCGCCCAGACCTTCGACGTCGATGCAGCCGCCGATGCCATCGAATCCAGCGTGATCGAATGGCGACGCGACTTCCACCAGAACCCTGAACTGGGCAACCGGGAGTTCCGCACGGCCGGTGTTATCGCTGCGCATCTCGAGCGGCTGGGGATCGAGGTCCAGACGGGGGTTGCCCACACCGGCGTGGTGGGCGTGTTGCGCGGGGGTGGCGATGGTCCGGTCGTCGGGCTGCGGGCCGACATGGATGGACTGCCTGTGGTCGAGCGCGTTGACCTGCCCTTCAAGTCGGAGGTGACCACCACCTACCGCGGCCAGGAGGTCGGCGTGATGCACGCGTGCGGTCATGACACGCACATGGCCATCCTCATGGGCGTCGCCGAGATCCTCGCCGAGAACCGGGAGGAGCTGCAGGGCACGGTCAAGTTTCTCTTCCAGCCGGCCGAGGAAGGTCCGCCCGAAGGCGAAGAGGGCGGCGCCGAACTCATGGTCAAAGAAGGTGCTCTCAAGAACCCGGATGTCGATGTGGTCTTCGGCCTGCACATCTGGGCTGCGCGCGACATCGGCACGATTGGCTACCGGCCGCGCGGCATCATGGCAGGCGTGCAGGACTTCCGCATGGAGGTGCATGGTGTGCAGGCCCATGGCTCAGCGCCCTGGCTCGGCATCGACCCCATCGTCACGGCTGCGCAAATCGTGAACGGTCTTCAGACCATTGTATCTCGCTCCTTGGAGTTGACCGCGGACGCCGCCGTCGTCACGGTCGGCAGCATCCATGGCGGCGTTCGCTCCAACATCATCCCGGAGAACCTGGAGATGACGGGCACTATCCGCACGTTCTCTGACGAGCACAGGGATTTGGTGCATCGGCGGATCCGTGAGGTCGCGGGTGGGGTGGCCGATGCGATGGGTGCCCGTGTGGACGTGCAGATACCCCACACCACCAGCTATCCGGTCACGTACAATGACCCGGAACTGACCGCGCGCATGGTGCCGACACTGATCCGCACTGCAGGCGAGGACCACGTGGAATTGGTCGATGCGGTCACGGGTGCTGAGGACTTCTCCTTCTTTGCGCGCGAGGTGCCGGGCCTGTACTTCTTCCTGGGCGGAAAGTCGCTGGACCAGGCCGCAGAGGACACGCCGTCACATCATACCCCGGACTTCCACATTGACGAGGCGGGCATGAAACTGGGCGTACGCACAATGGTCAACCTGACGCTGGACTACCTCAGCGGCCAGTAG
- the gnd gene encoding decarboxylating 6-phosphogluconate dehydrogenase, with amino-acid sequence MHMGLVGLGRMGAGMARRLRRAGHQVTGYDPSSEASVASLAALVDALPAPRHIWVMVPAGAPTRESLDELARLLGSGDHLVDGGNSHYVEAAPRAARLAEQGVDMLDVGTSGGVLGEEHGYSLMVGGSEQGVAAWRPVLEALAPSPEKGWAHVGASGAGHFAKMIHNGIEYGMMQAIAEGVAVMQADGEPRVDVPAALHAWRSGSIVSSMLLDLTEEILGANPALSGVGHEVADSGEGRWAVAAAIERDVAAPVITQALLERLRSRDEARFADRLLAAMRGGFGGHHVPDAS; translated from the coding sequence ATGCACATGGGGTTGGTCGGACTGGGCAGGATGGGTGCCGGCATGGCCCGGCGCCTCCGCCGGGCCGGCCACCAGGTGACCGGATACGATCCCTCGAGTGAGGCCTCCGTGGCCTCACTCGCGGCCCTGGTTGATGCGCTGCCTGCTCCCCGACACATCTGGGTGATGGTGCCGGCCGGAGCCCCCACCCGGGAATCGCTCGACGAACTGGCCCGGCTGCTCGGATCCGGCGACCATCTTGTTGACGGCGGGAACAGCCATTACGTCGAAGCCGCCCCGCGCGCGGCCCGTCTGGCGGAACAGGGCGTTGATATGCTGGACGTGGGCACCTCCGGCGGGGTGCTCGGCGAAGAGCACGGCTACTCCCTCATGGTCGGCGGATCCGAGCAGGGCGTGGCGGCCTGGAGGCCGGTCCTTGAGGCGCTGGCACCGTCGCCTGAAAAGGGGTGGGCGCACGTGGGGGCAAGCGGTGCCGGGCACTTTGCCAAGATGATCCACAATGGGATCGAGTACGGCATGATGCAGGCTATCGCCGAGGGCGTGGCGGTCATGCAGGCCGATGGCGAACCGCGCGTCGATGTGCCCGCCGCCTTGCACGCATGGCGGTCCGGCAGCATCGTATCCTCGATGCTGCTGGACCTTACGGAGGAGATACTGGGCGCGAATCCGGCGCTCTCCGGAGTCGGCCACGAAGTGGCGGACTCCGGGGAGGGGCGGTGGGCGGTGGCTGCGGCAATCGAGCGGGATGTGGCGGCTCCTGTGATCACGCAGGCGCTTCTGGAGCGGCTGCGATCGCGGGATGAGGCCCGGTTTGCTGACCGGCTGCTGGCGGCGATGCGTGGTGGGTTCGGCGGCCACCATGTGCCGGATGCCTCATGA
- a CDS encoding alginate export family protein codes for MRSIFLVLALLLIPSATKAQTTRDILTAFRQGTPVVNLRLRGEHVTRDGIDDPARALTLRSAFGYRSGSYQGLTAFIEAEAVTALPDDDGYANAGAGALNNRVTDRPVIADPVATEVNQAYLRYAAEKATVTLGRQEIIFSDSRLVGNVGWRQNHQSFDAARIDISPDDGLSMSYALVREAHRITGQDAAMQSHLAEARVRIADFGSAIAYATLLDYDDAVGLSRSTFGGRFEGSRALGDDFLGRIEVGYALQSDAFDNPEDITTDYMLFGGRVGRGSSALHLRWERLGGSEADGAFVTPLATLHKFNGWADAFLATPPRGLVDLEVGFATELRGARMALILHDFSSDEGGLHYGRELDFSAAYATAAGLKLGAKVAHYVADEGGADTTKLWIWTVIGL; via the coding sequence ATGCGCAGTATCTTTCTCGTTCTCGCACTCCTCCTGATCCCTTCCGCGACGAAGGCCCAGACCACCCGTGACATCCTCACGGCATTCCGCCAGGGAACGCCCGTAGTTAATCTCCGCTTGCGAGGAGAGCACGTCACCCGGGACGGGATCGATGATCCGGCTCGCGCCCTCACGCTGCGCTCCGCATTCGGGTACCGTAGCGGCTCGTATCAGGGCCTCACGGCCTTCATCGAAGCGGAGGCCGTGACCGCTTTGCCGGATGATGACGGATACGCAAACGCCGGCGCGGGAGCGCTCAACAACCGCGTGACCGACCGGCCGGTAATCGCCGATCCTGTTGCCACCGAAGTCAACCAGGCCTACCTGCGCTACGCCGCGGAGAAGGCCACGGTGACCCTGGGCCGTCAGGAGATCATCTTTTCCGACTCGCGCCTGGTGGGCAACGTCGGCTGGCGCCAGAACCACCAGAGCTTCGACGCTGCCCGCATAGACATTTCCCCGGACGATGGGCTCTCCATGAGCTACGCGCTGGTGCGCGAGGCCCACCGGATCACTGGCCAGGACGCCGCCATGCAGTCTCATCTCGCCGAGGCACGGGTGCGCATAGCGGATTTCGGATCGGCCATCGCGTACGCCACGCTGCTGGACTACGATGATGCGGTCGGACTGTCACGCAGCACGTTCGGCGGACGCTTTGAGGGCTCGCGCGCGCTGGGCGACGACTTCCTGGGGCGCATCGAGGTGGGCTATGCTCTCCAGTCCGACGCGTTCGACAATCCCGAAGACATCACGACGGACTACATGCTGTTCGGCGGTCGCGTAGGCCGGGGCTCCTCTGCCTTGCACCTGCGATGGGAGCGGCTCGGCGGCAGTGAGGCAGACGGTGCCTTCGTGACGCCGCTGGCCACCCTGCACAAGTTCAACGGCTGGGCCGATGCCTTCCTGGCCACCCCTCCCCGGGGTCTGGTGGACCTCGAGGTGGGTTTTGCAACCGAGCTCAGGGGAGCGCGCATGGCGCTCATCCTCCACGACTTCTCGTCGGACGAGGGCGGCCTTCACTACGGACGGGAGCTTGACTTCTCGGCCGCGTACGCAACGGCGGCCGGGCTTAAGCTGGGCGCAAAGGTGGCGCATTATGTGGCCGATGAGGGCGGGGCCGACACTACAAAACTCTGGATCTGGACCGTCATCGGCCTCTGA
- a CDS encoding MFS transporter: protein MSTSNLSARLSVMMFLQFFIWGAWYTTIAVYMSNHDMQTLTHWPYTVNPLAAIVAPFFLGLIADRYFATEKVLGVLHLLGGAFMFLVPQVSANPVLFIVLLAAYNLCYMPTLGLSNSLAFHHITDQEKQFPLIRVFGTIGWIVAGLAISFVLSGMVSGAAEATALPLYMAAGASIVLGFYSFSLPNTPPAAKGKPVSISSIVGVDAFRQLGSRAFYVFLAASFLLCIPLAAYYNFTQLFLEASGVERIAATQTLGQMSEVVFMLLMPFFFRRLGVKWMLVVGMGAWVLRYVLFALAAPAGVFWMIVIGILLHGICYDFFFVTGQIYVDKKSTPEIRGQAQGMLVLITYGAGMFIGAQVAGNVFNALLGGAEALSATQWQEFWYLPALFAGAILLFFVFTFKDEVDRSTT, encoded by the coding sequence ATGAGCACTTCCAATCTCTCCGCGCGCCTCAGCGTGATGATGTTCCTCCAGTTTTTTATCTGGGGGGCGTGGTACACCACGATTGCCGTCTACATGTCCAACCATGACATGCAGACGCTCACTCACTGGCCCTATACGGTGAACCCGCTGGCCGCCATCGTCGCCCCGTTCTTCCTGGGGCTGATCGCGGACCGCTACTTCGCTACCGAAAAGGTGCTCGGCGTGCTCCACCTGCTGGGCGGCGCGTTCATGTTTCTCGTGCCACAGGTGTCGGCCAACCCGGTGCTCTTCATTGTACTGCTGGCGGCCTATAACCTGTGCTACATGCCCACGCTGGGCCTTTCGAACTCCCTCGCGTTCCACCACATCACGGACCAGGAGAAGCAGTTCCCGCTTATTCGTGTCTTCGGCACCATCGGCTGGATCGTGGCCGGGCTGGCCATCAGCTTTGTCCTCAGCGGCATGGTCTCCGGTGCGGCTGAAGCCACAGCGCTTCCGCTTTACATGGCGGCCGGCGCCAGCATCGTGCTGGGTTTCTACAGCTTCAGCCTGCCGAACACGCCTCCCGCCGCCAAGGGCAAGCCCGTCTCGATCTCCAGCATCGTCGGTGTGGATGCCTTCCGCCAGCTGGGCAGCCGTGCGTTCTACGTCTTCCTGGCTGCCTCTTTCCTGCTCTGCATCCCGCTGGCCGCCTACTACAACTTCACGCAGCTCTTCCTGGAAGCCAGCGGCGTAGAGCGCATCGCCGCCACGCAGACGCTGGGTCAAATGTCGGAGGTGGTCTTCATGCTGCTCATGCCGTTCTTCTTCCGTCGATTGGGGGTGAAGTGGATGCTGGTCGTCGGCATGGGCGCATGGGTGCTCCGTTATGTGCTGTTTGCCCTCGCGGCGCCGGCAGGGGTGTTCTGGATGATTGTCATCGGCATCCTGCTGCACGGCATCTGCTACGACTTCTTCTTCGTCACCGGCCAGATCTACGTGGACAAGAAGTCCACCCCGGAAATCCGCGGTCAGGCGCAGGGTATGCTGGTCTTGATCACCTACGGGGCCGGCATGTTTATCGGCGCCCAGGTGGCCGGCAACGTCTTCAATGCCTTACTGGGAGGGGCCGAAGCCCTCAGCGCTACGCAATGGCAGGAGTTCTGGTATCTGCCCGCCTTGTTTGCCGGGGCTATCCTGCTGTTCTTCGTGTTCACATTCAAGGATGAGGTCGACCGGTCCACGACATGA
- a CDS encoding DUF1080 domain-containing protein: MRLLSLFLLSLFLVACQGEGSHAEGAEDHAEENAEEHAEDHPEDNPTGEWIVLFDGTSLDNFRGFKRDTVPESWTIDDDGALTFAVSDDRGDLVTRDTFGDFELELEWKISPAGNSGIIYRASEEFDAPWMTGPEYQILDNTAHPDANFGDDRKAGANYDMHPANPDAVAEVGEWNTTRIVARGNNVEHWLNGEMVVSYELYSDDWNERLANSKWTDFPEYGRRMSGVIAFQDHDDPVYYRNIRVKPL; encoded by the coding sequence ATGAGACTGCTTTCCCTTTTTCTGCTCTCGCTGTTCCTGGTCGCCTGCCAGGGAGAAGGCTCGCACGCCGAGGGCGCCGAGGACCATGCCGAAGAGAACGCCGAGGAGCATGCCGAGGACCACCCGGAGGACAACCCTACCGGCGAGTGGATCGTGCTGTTTGACGGCACCTCTCTGGACAACTTCCGAGGCTTCAAGCGCGACACCGTACCGGAGTCCTGGACCATCGATGACGATGGCGCGCTCACCTTTGCCGTGTCCGACGACCGCGGCGACCTGGTGACCCGCGACACCTTCGGGGACTTTGAACTGGAGCTCGAGTGGAAGATCTCCCCGGCCGGCAACTCAGGCATCATCTATCGCGCCTCCGAGGAGTTCGATGCTCCCTGGATGACGGGCCCGGAATATCAGATCCTGGACAATACCGCACACCCGGACGCGAACTTCGGGGACGACCGAAAGGCCGGGGCCAACTACGACATGCATCCCGCGAATCCGGATGCCGTTGCCGAAGTCGGCGAGTGGAACACCACGCGCATCGTGGCGCGGGGCAACAATGTTGAACACTGGCTGAACGGCGAGATGGTGGTCTCCTATGAGCTCTACTCCGACGACTGGAACGAGCGGCTGGCGAACAGCAAATGGACGGATTTCCCGGAGTACGGCCGCCGTATGTCCGGCGTGATTGCCTTTCAGGACCACGACGACCCGGTCTACTACCGCAACATCCGCGTCAAGCCGCTCTGA